The nucleotide sequence GCTGGCGACCAGCGGCCAGGCCGACACCGAACCGGCGCAATCGCCGGTCTTCCGCCGCGCCGCGCTGGCCATCAGCGCCGTGGTCGCGCTGGCGACCTTCTGGTTGTTCTATCGCAGGCAGACCCAAATGACCCAATGACCCGGTGCTCGACTTCTGCTAAAATCCCAAAAATCCACTCCCCGGAGTCCCAATGCAAGCAATCCTTGCGCTGGAAGACGGAAAGATCTTCCGCGGCAAAGGTTACGGCGCTAAAGGCGAATGCTACGGGGAAGTCGTTTTTAATACTTCCATCACCGGCTACCAGGAAATCTTCACCGACCCTTCCTACTGCGGCCAGATCGTCGTCCTGACCAACCCGGAGATCGGCAATTACGGCACCAACCCCGACGACAACGAGGCCACGCGCCCGTACATCGAAGGCCTGGTGGTGCGCGAGTTTTCGCGGGTCAGCTCCAACTGGCGCTCGCAGGAAGTGGCGGACGAGTACCTGGAGAAATACAAGATCCCCGTCATCGCCGACATCGACACGCGCGCCCTGGTGCGCCATCTGCGCGACCACGGGTGCAAGCGTGGCGTCATCTCTTCGCTGGAAAGCGATGCCGAGAAGCTGATCGCCAAGGCGCGCTCCATCCCCGAGATGGCGGGTTGCGACCTGGCCAAAGTGGTCTCCACCAAGCAGCGGTATCTGTGGGAGCTGGGAGAGCGCTCGCACGAGCCGACCGAGGTGGTCGGAGTGAAAGACGAGCCCGCGCGCTTCCACGTGGTCGCCTACGACTACGGCATCAAGCACAACATCCTGCGCAAGCTGGCTTCGGAGCAGTGCCGCGTGACCGTTGTGCCGGCGGAGACGTCGGCGGAGGACGTGCTGGCGCTCAATCCCGACGGCGTCTTCCTCTCGAACGGCCCCGGTGACCCCGAGCCCTGCACCTACGCGCAGGAGAACATCCGCCGCCTGATGGGGCGCAAGCCCATCTTCGGCATCTGCCTGGGGCACCAGCTCATCGGCCTGGCGCTGGGCGGCAAGACCTACAAGCTCAAGTTCGGACACCACGGGGGCAACCACCCGGTGAAGCAGTTGCAGACGGGCAAGGTCGAGATCACGGCGCACAATCACAACTTCGCCGTGGATCCGGATTCGCTGGCCGAAAGCGAGGTCCTCAAGACGCACATCGACCTCAACGACTCCACGCTCGAGGGCCTGCGCCACCGCAACTTGCCCCTGTTCTCGGTGCAGTACCATCCCGAGGCCAGCCCTGGCCCGCACGATTCGCACTACCTGTTCAAAGATTTCGTGAAGATGATGGAGGAGTTCAAGGGGTGAGAGCCGCGACCACTGCCGCGATGGTCTTGGCGCTAGTGGCCGCCTTTGTCTCCCATGCCGACGCGGAGAAAAAAGAAAAGAAGATCCCCGATCTGGCCAAGCTCTGCGGAATGGATACGGATCGAGCCTCTGACGGAGTCTTCGCCAAGGCGCACGGCAAGCAATGGCAGAAGTTCGCCAGCGTGAAGGCGGTCCCCGAGGATGCCGACAGCGAGATGGCGCAGTACTGGCGAGGAGAACATGGCGGCAGTCTTGTCCAGATGGCCGTCCACGATGGCGTCTACGCGCGTTATCACGAATACTGCTTCGGCCAGGAGGGCAAGCTGTCCAGTCTTACCTACGAGACCCGCACCGCACACGGCTGGGGCTTCGCCACGACCGGAACGGTGGACAAGAACGGCCACTTGGTCCCAGCGTCCTCCCGCTTCTTCGGCGTGCGCACGAACATGACGATCCCGCGCCCGGCGGAGGCCGATGACGCCCCGTGGGCGCTCGATCCGAGGATCTACAAACGGCTGGACAAACTGCCGTTCGCGAAGCTGATCTCAACGCCGGTGGAACAGAAGAAGCAAGATGCCCAAGCGCACTGACATCTCGAAAGTCCTGATCATCGGCTCTGGCCCCATCGTGATCGGCCAGTCGGCGGAATTCGATTATTCCGGGACACAGGCCTGCAAGGCGCTGAAGGCGGAAGGCTATGAGGTGGTGCTGGTGAACTCGAATCCGGCCACCATCATGACTGATCCCGAGTTCGCCGACCGCACCTACATCGAGCCGCTGACCCGCGAGTACCTGGAAGAGATCATCCGCATCGAGAGTGAGATGTCGGGCGGGCGAGGCTTCGCGCTGCTGCCCACGGTGGGCGGCCAGACCGCGCTCAACCTCGCAGTCGAACTCGCCGACGGACGCGTGCTGGAGAAGTACAACGTCGAGCTGATCGGCGCCAAGCTCGAAGCCATCAAGAAGGCCGAAGACCGCCTGCTGTTCAAGGACGCCATCGCCAAGATCGGCCTCGACGTGCCGAAATCCGCGCTGGTCAACAACCTCAAAGACGGCCTGGAGTTCGCCAGCAAGATCGGATTCCCGGTGATCATCCGGCCGTCGTTCACGCTGGGCGGCACCGGAGGCGGCATCGCCTTCAACCGGGAAGAGCTGCTCGACATCCTGGCGCGCGGCCTCGACCTCTCCCCCGTTCACGAAGTGCTGATCGAGGAATCGGTGCTGGGCTGGAAAGAGTACGAGCTGGAGGTCATGCGCGACCTCGCCGACAACGTCATCATCATCTGCTCGATCGAGAACTTCGACCCCATGGGCGTGCACACCGGCGACTCGATCACCGTGGCCCCCGCACAGACGCTGACTGACCGCGAGTACCAGGCGATGCGCGACGCCGCCATCGCCATCATCCGCGAGATCGGGGTCGAGACCGGCGGGTCGAACATCCAGTTCGCCGTGCACCCGCACACGGGGCGGATGGTGGTCATCGAAATGAACCCGCGTGTCTCGCGCAGCTCGGCGCTGGCGTCGAAGGCTACGGGCTTCCCCATCGCGAAAATCGCGGCGCGCCTGGCCGTGGGCTACACGCTCGACGAGATCCCCAACGACATCACCAAGAAGACGCCGGCCTGCTTCGAGCCCACGCTCGACTACGTGGTGGTCAAGATCCCCAAGTGGCAGTTCGAGAAATTCCCCGGCGCCGACGAGAGCCTCGGGCCGCAGATGAAGTCCGTCGGGGAGGCCATGGCCATCGGGCGAACCTTCAAGGAAGCGCTGCTCAAGGGCGTGCGCTCGCTGGAAACAGGGAAGAAACCGGGGTCGGAGAAGATCGAGCCGCGCATCCTGACGCAGCGCCTGGTCACGCCGCATCCCGAGCGTTTGGCCTACCTGCGCTACGCCTTGCGCCAGGGCCACACGGTCAAAGAGCTGGCCAAGATGACCTCCATCGATCCCTGGTTCCTCTATCAGCTCAAAGAAACCGTGGACATGCTGATGGAGGTCGAGAAGCACCCGATCGAATCGGTGCCCGCCGAAGTCGTGCGCGACGCCAAGCGCATGGGGGTCTCCGACCAGCGCCTCGCCGAATCGTGGCGCCTGCGCAATGGCCACGGCGCAGCCGAAAAGGTCCGCCACCTGCGCCACAAGCACGGCATCAAGCCGGTATACAAGCAGGTGGACACCTGCGCCGCCGAATTCGAGAGCTACACGCCATATCTTTACTCCACCTACGAGGACGAGTCCGAAGCGCCGCCAACGACGAAGAAGAAGATCATCATCCTGGGCTCGGGACCGAACCGTATCGGGCAGGGCATCGAGTTCGATTACTGCTGCTGCCATGCCGCGTTCGCGCTGCGCGAGGACGGCTTCGAGACCATCATGGTCAACTGCAACCCGGAGACGGTCTCGACCGATTACGACACCAGCGACCGCCTTTACTTTGAGCCGCTCACCCTGGAAGACGTGCTCGCCGTGTACGAACACGAAGCCGCTGCCGGCGCGCCGATCGGCGTGATCGTTCAGTTCGGCGGCCAGACGCCGCTGAATCTCGCGCTGCCGCTGAAAGCCGCCGGCGTGCCCATCATCGGGACCTCGCCCGAATCCATCGACCTGGCCGAGGACCGCAAGCGCTTCGGAAAGTTGATTGAAGAGCTCGATATCCCGCAGCCGCCGGGCGGAACGGCCGCCTCGATCGAAGAAGCGGTGGCCGCGGCGAACAGCGTTGGGTATCCCGTGCTGCTGCGCCCCAGCTACGTGCTCGGCGGACGCGCCATGGCCATTGTGTACGACGACGAGTCGGTCGTCCGCTATATGAAGGAGGCTGTCGAGTACTCCCACGAGCGCCCGGTGCTGATCGATCACTTCCTCGAATCCGCGACCGAAGTGGACGTGGACTGCCTTTCCGACGGCGAGGACTGCGTCATCGCCGGGATCATGCAGCACATCGAGGAAGCCGGAATCCACTCCGGCGACTCGTCTTGCGTGCTGCCGTCGGTGGACATCCCCGAGCCCCTGATGGCCACCATGCGCGAATACACCTTCAAGCTGGCGCGCGCGCTGCAGGTGGTCGGCCTGATGAACATCCAGTTCGCCATCCAGAAGGACACGGTGTACGTGCTCGAAGTGAACCCGCGCGCCTCGCGCACCGTGCCCTACGTGTCGAAAGCGACCGGCGTGCCGCTGGCCAAGATCGCCTCGCGCCTGATGACCGGCCGCAAGCTGCGCGACTTCCTGCCGGAGAACGTCGAGCGCACAACGGATCTGGGGACAGGGAACTGCTACTACGTGAAATCGCCGGTATTCCCCTGGTCGAAGTTTCCCGGAGTGGACACCGTGCTCGGCCCGGAGATGAAGTCCACCGGGGAAGTGATGGGTGTGGCCGACAACTTCGGCGAGGCTTTCTACAAGGCGCAACTCGCCGCCGGACAGACGTTGCCCACCGCGGGCACAGTGTTCATCAGCGTCAACGACCAGGAGAAGCCCTACGCGCCGGAGATCGCGCAGCGCTTCCTCGACCTCGGCTTCAAGATCGTCGCCACGCACGGCACCGCGGCCGTCCTGGAGAACGCGAAGATGGTTTGCGAGCGGGTCTACAAGGTGAAGGAAGGCCGTCCCAACGTGGTGGACCTGATCAAGGGCGACCGCATCCAGTTCGTCATCAACGCGCCGCACGGGCCCGATCCGTACTTCGACGAGAAAGCGATCCGCCGCGCCGCCATCACCCACCACATCCCGACCATCACCACGCTGGCCGCGGCGCGCGCCGCCGCCGACGGCATCGCCGCGCTGCAGCGCGGCGAGATCACCGTCCGTGCGCTCCAGCAGTTACACGCCGAGCGCAGCGCGGCCACGCGATAGGGTAAGAGTTCTTGTATCTTGCGCCGGAATCATCCGGTGGGCTTCTTCACGTCTCGCTCGATCACCCGCAGGAAGTCGGCGCGAGTGAGCGTGTCCCGTGTGCCAAACCATTTCACGATGGCTTCCAGTGCAGCCTCGGCTGGGGTTCCCGCTGTGCGTACGGCGGGTGGAGCGAGAGGCACGACCTTCGGCTTGGGTTGGGTCTTTCCCGAAAGCACTTCGATGACGCGCTTCAGCACGGCAATCTGCTCCGGCGCCGTCTCCACGAACGCGATGCCCATACCGAAGCCGGGATGATGCGAGCGCACCCCGGCCCGCGTCCGCACCCGCTCCTCGGCCACATTGATGACCAGTTCGAGGGCAGTGTCCACAGGGTAGGGCGATGTCAGCTCCACGTAGCAGCCGCCCATGCAGATGTCGGAGATCTTGGCCCAGGTGGTGAACTGTGTCCCGGCGATGCGGATCTCCACAGAGCCCGTGCATTTGTACCGTGGGTGCCGGCGACGTTCCTGCTGCTCGCGCCGCTCCAGCACACGCCGGTCGATCACCCCGGTGGTACCTGGCGGAGCCAAGTACGGAATGGAGGGATCGAACGTGTCCGGTCCCGGCGGCGGCAATTCCATCCCGAAGGCGTTTTTCATGGGATGGATACTTTGCAGGCCGGCGCATCCGGCCATGCGCGTGCCGCGGTCGCCGACCCACGCCACGCGGAACTGGGCCTTCTGTCCGTTGTGCTCCAGCGTGATGATCTCGTGGACGCGGACGATGCACTGGATGCCCTCGAGGCGGGCGCCGCTCTGGCTGATATCGGTGACGCACGCCATCTCCGAGAACGGCTCGCCCCGTGCGTTGCTGCCGTGTACCTTCACCGGTAGCACGATCCGTTCGCGTTGCTCTCGGCGTGCCATGCTAACCTCGATCGCCGGACGGCGTGCGACCTACTTCTGATCTAGCACGTCTGCTACCACCGTCCGACGTCCTGGTCCGCTAGGCCTAGTATGCGCGCGGGTGAAGAATCCGCTAGATAACTGGGGTACCCGCGGCATAGCTTTCGTAACCGAAATCTGGAGTGGTTCGCTTTCGGGAGCGCCGTTTCAAGCCGGGAATCAGGCTGTAGCCAGGGCCCGTACGCTAGAATCCTCTCCTCCAAG is from Terriglobia bacterium and encodes:
- the carA gene encoding glutamine-hydrolyzing carbamoyl-phosphate synthase small subunit — translated: MQAILALEDGKIFRGKGYGAKGECYGEVVFNTSITGYQEIFTDPSYCGQIVVLTNPEIGNYGTNPDDNEATRPYIEGLVVREFSRVSSNWRSQEVADEYLEKYKIPVIADIDTRALVRHLRDHGCKRGVISSLESDAEKLIAKARSIPEMAGCDLAKVVSTKQRYLWELGERSHEPTEVVGVKDEPARFHVVAYDYGIKHNILRKLASEQCRVTVVPAETSAEDVLALNPDGVFLSNGPGDPEPCTYAQENIRRLMGRKPIFGICLGHQLIGLALGGKTYKLKFGHHGGNHPVKQLQTGKVEITAHNHNFAVDPDSLAESEVLKTHIDLNDSTLEGLRHRNLPLFSVQYHPEASPGPHDSHYLFKDFVKMMEEFKG
- the carB gene encoding carbamoyl-phosphate synthase large subunit; this translates as MPKRTDISKVLIIGSGPIVIGQSAEFDYSGTQACKALKAEGYEVVLVNSNPATIMTDPEFADRTYIEPLTREYLEEIIRIESEMSGGRGFALLPTVGGQTALNLAVELADGRVLEKYNVELIGAKLEAIKKAEDRLLFKDAIAKIGLDVPKSALVNNLKDGLEFASKIGFPVIIRPSFTLGGTGGGIAFNREELLDILARGLDLSPVHEVLIEESVLGWKEYELEVMRDLADNVIIICSIENFDPMGVHTGDSITVAPAQTLTDREYQAMRDAAIAIIREIGVETGGSNIQFAVHPHTGRMVVIEMNPRVSRSSALASKATGFPIAKIAARLAVGYTLDEIPNDITKKTPACFEPTLDYVVVKIPKWQFEKFPGADESLGPQMKSVGEAMAIGRTFKEALLKGVRSLETGKKPGSEKIEPRILTQRLVTPHPERLAYLRYALRQGHTVKELAKMTSIDPWFLYQLKETVDMLMEVEKHPIESVPAEVVRDAKRMGVSDQRLAESWRLRNGHGAAEKVRHLRHKHGIKPVYKQVDTCAAEFESYTPYLYSTYEDESEAPPTTKKKIIILGSGPNRIGQGIEFDYCCCHAAFALREDGFETIMVNCNPETVSTDYDTSDRLYFEPLTLEDVLAVYEHEAAAGAPIGVIVQFGGQTPLNLALPLKAAGVPIIGTSPESIDLAEDRKRFGKLIEELDIPQPPGGTAASIEEAVAAANSVGYPVLLRPSYVLGGRAMAIVYDDESVVRYMKEAVEYSHERPVLIDHFLESATEVDVDCLSDGEDCVIAGIMQHIEEAGIHSGDSSCVLPSVDIPEPLMATMREYTFKLARALQVVGLMNIQFAIQKDTVYVLEVNPRASRTVPYVSKATGVPLAKIASRLMTGRKLRDFLPENVERTTDLGTGNCYYVKSPVFPWSKFPGVDTVLGPEMKSTGEVMGVADNFGEAFYKAQLAAGQTLPTAGTVFISVNDQEKPYAPEIAQRFLDLGFKIVATHGTAAVLENAKMVCERVYKVKEGRPNVVDLIKGDRIQFVINAPHGPDPYFDEKAIRRAAITHHIPTITTLAAARAAADGIAALQRGEITVRALQQLHAERSAATR
- a CDS encoding PilZ domain-containing protein, with amino-acid sequence MARREQRERIVLPVKVHGSNARGEPFSEMACVTDISQSGARLEGIQCIVRVHEIITLEHNGQKAQFRVAWVGDRGTRMAGCAGLQSIHPMKNAFGMELPPPGPDTFDPSIPYLAPPGTTGVIDRRVLERREQQERRRHPRYKCTGSVEIRIAGTQFTTWAKISDICMGGCYVELTSPYPVDTALELVINVAEERVRTRAGVRSHHPGFGMGIAFVETAPEQIAVLKRVIEVLSGKTQPKPKVVPLAPPAVRTAGTPAEAALEAIVKWFGTRDTLTRADFLRVIERDVKKPTG